One window of candidate division TA06 bacterium genomic DNA carries:
- a CDS encoding hydrogenase iron-sulfur subunit, with the protein MAEFEPKIVAFLCTWUAFAAADLAGVSRFQYPPNIRIVRIPCVSRVDPMFVLRALQKGADGVLVAGCHPGECHYSTGNMYARRKLLLLRNLLGHIGIDKDRLSLAWISSAEGEKFAKVARETVEKVKKLGPAKKMVKLKT; encoded by the coding sequence GTGGCTGAGTTTGAGCCGAAGATAGTGGCATTCTTGTGCACCTGGTGAGCGTTTGCAGCCGCAGACCTGGCAGGTGTGTCAAGGTTCCAGTATCCTCCCAATATTAGGATAGTAAGAATTCCTTGTGTAAGCAGGGTGGATCCCATGTTTGTCCTGCGTGCCTTGCAGAAAGGAGCAGACGGCGTGCTGGTTGCCGGATGCCACCCTGGCGAGTGCCACTACTCGACGGGCAATATGTATGCAAGAAGGAAGCTTCTGCTCCTGAGGAATCTGCTTGGGCATATTGGCATAGACAAGGACAGACTCAGCCTGGCATGGATCTCATCAGCAGAGGGCGAGAAATTCGCCAAGGTTGCCAGAGAGACTGTCGAAAAAGTGAAGAAGCTGGGACCAGCGAAAAAGATGGTCAAGCTGAAAACGTAA